The Tripterygium wilfordii isolate XIE 37 chromosome 5, ASM1340144v1, whole genome shotgun sequence genome window below encodes:
- the LOC119998231 gene encoding protein PIN-LIKES 6-like, translating to MERFLATVGIDDQVGGESVFGSVKIAVLPIAKVFTMCFLGFLMASKYVNILPASGRKLLNGLVFSLLLPCLIFSQLGQAVTVEKMIQWWFIPANVILATVTGSIIGFIVASIVRPPYPFFKFTIIQIGIGNIGNVPLVLIAALCRDESSPFGDSNKCSTDGTAYISYGQWVGAIVLYTYVFHMLAPPPEGSFDIDDASLPVKNTPKDSTPEQVPLLTAEAAPTDSNASKKGKIKEILISLYEKLKLKQILQPPIIASILAMLLGAIPFLKRLIFTADAPLYFFTDSCIILGEAMIPCILLALGGNLVDGPGSSKLGLRTTAAIIFGRLVLVPPTGLGVVMLADKLGFLPPGDKMFRFILLLQHSMPTSVLSGAVANLRGCGREAAAVLFWVHIFAVLSMAGWIVLYLNILF from the exons atGGAGCGGTTTCTGGCGACTGTGGGGATAGACGATCAGGTCGGAGGAGAGTCAGTTTTTGGGTCCGTAAAGATTGCTGTATTACCAATAGCAAAGGTTTTCACAATGTGCTTTTTGGGATTTCTTATGGCATCCAAGTATGTGAATATTTTGCCAGCAAGTGGTAGGAAGCTCTTGAATGGG TTGGTGTTTTCACTGTTGCTTCCATGTTTGATATTCTCCCAACTTGGACAAGCTGTGACTGTAGAGAAAATGATTCAGTG GTGGTTTATACCTGCCAATGTGATTCTGGCTACAGTAACCGGCTCAATAATTGGTTTCATTGTTGCATCCATTGTCCGTCCCCCATACCCATTCTTCAAGTTCACAATTATACAAATTGGGATCG GGAACATTGGGAACGTGCCTCTTGTCCTGATCGCCGCTTTATGTAGAGACGAGTCCAGTCCATTTGGTGATTCAAACAAATGTAGCACAGATGGGACTGCCTACATTTCATATGGCCAGTGG GTTGGTGCAATAGTTCTATACACATATGTATTTCATATGCTGGCCCCTCCTCCTGAAGGTTCCTTTGACATTGATGATGCAAGCCTACCTGTGAAGAACACACCAAAAGATAGCACTCCTGAGCAGGTTCCCTTGCTTACTGCAGAAGCAGCACCAACAGATTCAAATGCTTCCAAGAAAGGAAAG ATCAAAGAAATTCTAATTTCTTTGTATGAGAAGTTGAAGCTCAAGCAAATCCTTCAGCCACCTATCATAGCATCT ATCCTAGCAATGCTATTAGGTGCAATTCCGTTTTTGAAGCGTTTGATCTTTACTGCTGATGCTCCACTTTACTTTTTTACCGACAGCTGCATCATTCTTGG GGAGGCCATGATTCCATGTATTCTGCTGGCTCTGGGAGGCAACCTCGTTGATG GACCTGGAAGTTCTAAACTAGGTCTACGGACAACTGCTGCTATTATATTCGGGCGGTTAGTCTTGGTGCCCCCTACAGGGCTAGGTGTCGTAATGTTGGCTGATAAGCTGGGATTCCTCCCTCCCGGTGATAAGATGTTTCGATTCATCCTACTCCTCCAGCATTCAATGCCCACATCAGTCCTTTCTG GCGCTGTTGCCAATCTGAGAGGTTGTGGAAGAGAGGCAGCAGCGGTCCTGTTCTGGGTTCATATTTTTGCCGTCTTATCAATGGCTGGGTGGATAGTTCTTTACCTCAACATTCTTTTCTGA